A region from the Gemmatimonadota bacterium genome encodes:
- a CDS encoding tetratricopeptide repeat protein — MHERLTRGLATGVAALLLATLLPTLSAAQEQTASARFRVLVPNFWPAEGGNKKLGEKIAEELRDRINDFPTHSPIDKKELKDVLKRNRIDEDDLDCIKARQLANIANAAVVVCGYVKPATGKDATVTAQFIDAQTSETFDVQEITVGEKGEKEAADHISTFFRTLVEQQRYAQFCAEYAQSQQWESAEENCTRAIELNPNGVGSLYTRGFVYNSQDRYEDAMRDFRQVLEKNPIHENALLAAGYAAVKLGNAEEARGFYNDYLELSPGNVQVRMKVAFDMAQAGDPYGAMQVIKAGLDIESDNADLLEQYARYAIVAASAVGGSDASVITDEQRTLLEEGLNAYAKVLPMRGTEANVTDIRNRIAALQQLDRLPEAISAAEDALKTHGDEAQLWSLYADVLKRADRLDDALTALDRVASIDSAYPNLLARRGLWLMEADRTDEAIPALRTAVESGEQNGDAIANMLFSQGYRGGVQEQNFGKAIQLFDHAMTFAQSTEVKNQVGFWNGYARYKMGEAIGKPQTLETAQRALPYFQRALELFQAHRGYQQQQNVNIDQYITNSNTFIEIQEAIIKRGR, encoded by the coding sequence ATGCACGAACGCTTGACTCGGGGTCTCGCAACGGGCGTAGCGGCACTGCTGCTCGCCACGCTTCTGCCCACGCTTTCCGCGGCGCAGGAGCAGACGGCGTCTGCTCGCTTTCGCGTGTTGGTGCCGAACTTCTGGCCCGCCGAAGGCGGCAACAAGAAGCTCGGGGAGAAGATCGCGGAAGAGCTGCGCGATCGGATCAATGATTTCCCGACCCACAGCCCCATCGACAAGAAGGAGCTGAAGGACGTCCTCAAGCGCAACCGCATCGACGAGGACGACCTGGACTGCATCAAGGCCCGCCAGTTGGCCAACATCGCGAACGCTGCGGTGGTGGTCTGCGGCTATGTGAAGCCGGCCACGGGCAAAGACGCGACGGTGACCGCGCAGTTCATCGACGCCCAGACCAGTGAGACCTTCGACGTCCAGGAAATCACGGTGGGCGAGAAGGGCGAGAAGGAAGCTGCGGACCACATCTCCACGTTCTTCCGCACGCTGGTCGAGCAGCAGCGCTATGCGCAGTTCTGCGCCGAGTACGCGCAGAGCCAGCAGTGGGAGAGCGCGGAGGAAAACTGCACCCGGGCCATCGAGTTGAATCCGAACGGTGTGGGGTCGCTGTACACCCGCGGGTTCGTCTACAACTCGCAGGACCGCTACGAAGACGCCATGCGCGACTTCCGTCAGGTGCTCGAGAAGAACCCGATCCACGAGAACGCTCTCCTGGCCGCGGGATATGCGGCCGTGAAGCTCGGCAATGCCGAGGAGGCGCGCGGGTTCTACAACGATTACCTGGAGCTCTCTCCAGGGAACGTGCAGGTCCGCATGAAGGTGGCCTTCGATATGGCCCAGGCTGGTGACCCCTACGGGGCCATGCAGGTCATCAAGGCCGGTCTGGACATCGAGTCGGACAACGCCGATCTGCTGGAGCAGTACGCACGCTACGCGATCGTGGCGGCCAGCGCCGTCGGTGGCAGCGATGCCAGCGTGATCACGGACGAGCAGCGCACGCTGCTGGAAGAGGGTCTCAACGCGTATGCCAAGGTGCTGCCCATGCGTGGCACCGAGGCCAACGTGACCGACATCCGCAACCGCATCGCCGCGCTCCAGCAGCTCGACCGCTTGCCCGAGGCCATCTCGGCTGCGGAAGACGCGCTGAAGACGCACGGGGACGAGGCGCAGCTCTGGTCGCTGTACGCGGACGTGCTGAAGCGGGCCGACCGTCTCGACGACGCGCTCACCGCGCTGGATCGGGTGGCTTCGATCGACTCAGCGTATCCGAACCTCTTGGCGCGGCGTGGACTGTGGCTCATGGAAGCCGATCGCACTGACGAGGCCATTCCCGCGCTGCGCACGGCGGTGGAGAGCGGAGAGCAGAACGGTGACGCCATCGCCAACATGCTCTTCAGCCAGGGCTACCGGGGTGGAGTGCAGGAGCAGAACTTCGGCAAGGCCATCCAGCTCTTCGACCACGCCATGACGTTCGCGCAAAGCACCGAGGTCAAGAACCAGGTCGGGTTCTGGAACGGGTATGCGCGGTACAAGATGGGTGAGGCCATCGGCAAGCCGCAGACGCTGGAGACGGCGCAGCGGGCGCTTCCTTACTTCCAGCGGGCGCTCGAGCTGTTCCAGGCGCACCGCGGGTACCAGCAGCAACAGAACGTGAACATCGATCAGTACATCACCAACTCCAACACGTTCATCGAGATCCAAGAGGCCATCATCAAGCGTGGCCGTTAG
- a CDS encoding thioesterase family protein, producing the protein MSDPILRFRHRVPVRFRDIDVGGHAHHSVALMYFEEARAAYWRDVMGRPGIEDIDYVLAEATLRYRQRVLYPDDLEVAVGIVRLGKKHFEMAYEVRSGEGALLVSGRTIQVMYDYAAGRSTRIPAELRERILAHEGPGLGGEEGAT; encoded by the coding sequence ATGAGCGATCCCATCCTGCGTTTCCGCCACCGCGTGCCGGTGCGCTTTCGCGACATCGACGTTGGCGGCCATGCCCATCACTCCGTGGCCCTAATGTATTTCGAGGAGGCTCGCGCGGCGTATTGGCGCGACGTGATGGGGCGTCCCGGCATCGAGGACATCGACTACGTCCTGGCCGAGGCCACGCTACGGTACCGCCAGCGAGTGCTGTATCCGGACGACCTCGAGGTCGCCGTGGGCATCGTACGCCTGGGGAAGAAGCACTTCGAGATGGCCTACGAGGTCCGCTCCGGGGAAGGAGCGCTGCTGGTAAGCGGCCGGACCATCCAGGTCATGTACGACTACGCGGCCGGGCGTTCCACCCGGATCCCGGCAGAGCTCAGGGAGCGTATTCTGGCCCATGAGGGTCCGGGCTTGGGGGGGGAGGAGGGAGCGACCTAG
- the thiO gene encoding glycine oxidase ThiO encodes MGRQGNGQRVLVVGGGIIGLAVSRQLARDGWDVTILERGRPAEEASWAAAGMLSPLGESESGPFRALALDSHARYPEWTAAVEEESGHAVDLRPSGRLVLARSSERAAALRQECAVLSGEGHAVEWLSRPDARAHLSTLSEDIEGAAWHALDAHVDNRKLGPALLRAAERAGVAVRCGSGVSHILMEGGRAAGVRLDSGDRLPGERVIVAAGAWSGMMDSPHPVPVRPVRGQMLALAPAATPPEHPIVDSGDVYVIPRAGRMLVGATVEEAGFDRTLSPANANRLRSGAVRALPGLAGASVDEEWIGFRPGTPDGHPVLGWAPDVEGLLLATGHYRNGILLAPVTAALVADLLAGHPAPLAQAFAPSS; translated from the coding sequence ATGGGGAGACAAGGTAACGGACAGCGGGTGCTGGTGGTGGGAGGCGGCATCATCGGCCTGGCGGTCTCCCGGCAACTGGCCCGGGACGGCTGGGACGTCACCATCCTGGAGCGCGGCCGACCCGCTGAAGAGGCGAGCTGGGCGGCGGCGGGCATGCTCTCACCGCTGGGCGAGTCCGAGAGCGGCCCCTTCCGCGCGCTGGCCCTGGACAGCCATGCGCGTTACCCCGAGTGGACGGCGGCGGTCGAAGAAGAGAGTGGCCACGCGGTGGACCTGCGCCCCAGCGGCCGCCTCGTGCTCGCCCGCTCCAGCGAGCGTGCGGCCGCCCTCCGCCAGGAGTGCGCCGTATTGTCTGGTGAGGGTCACGCCGTCGAGTGGCTGAGCCGCCCGGACGCACGCGCGCACCTGTCGACGCTCTCCGAGGACATCGAAGGCGCTGCTTGGCACGCTCTGGATGCCCACGTCGACAACCGCAAACTGGGCCCCGCGCTCCTGCGGGCCGCCGAGCGGGCTGGCGTCGCGGTCCGCTGCGGCAGTGGGGTCAGCCACATCCTGATGGAGGGGGGCCGTGCCGCCGGAGTACGACTGGACTCGGGGGATCGGCTCCCCGGAGAACGGGTGATCGTGGCGGCCGGAGCCTGGTCGGGGATGATGGACAGCCCCCATCCGGTGCCCGTCCGACCGGTGCGCGGGCAGATGCTGGCCCTGGCGCCTGCCGCCACCCCGCCGGAGCACCCCATCGTGGACTCGGGGGACGTCTACGTGATCCCGCGGGCGGGACGGATGCTGGTGGGAGCTACCGTGGAGGAGGCGGGATTCGATCGAACGCTCTCCCCCGCCAACGCGAACCGCCTCCGCTCCGGCGCTGTCCGCGCCCTGCCAGGCCTCGCGGGCGCCTCCGTCGACGAGGAGTGGATCGGCTTCCGTCCGGGCACGCCCGACGGGCATCCCGTGCTGGGGTGGGCACCGGACGTCGAGGGCCTGTTGCTGGCGACCGGTCACTATCGCAACGGCATCCTTCTGGCCCCGGTCACGGCAGCGCTCGTCGCCGACCTGCTCGCGGGGCACCCTGCCCCGCTGGCCCAGGCCTTCGCACCGAGCTCCTGA
- a CDS encoding DUF2911 domain-containing protein produces MHSRPRLWALALALSFAAAAPPTLSAQECFVRGNREEAANRPSPLRTTTAQVGDQTVLVCYGAPSARGRTMIGGQLQPYGQPWRFGANEATSIHLPFAAEIAGVRVEPGSYSLWVIPGESEWEVHVNRIVERWGIPLDDAVVSADVGHGTVPVTRADEPVETLTMELEPHGGGHAELLVSWEHNRIRIPIHGSM; encoded by the coding sequence ATGCATTCTCGTCCACGTCTCTGGGCACTCGCGCTCGCGCTCTCGTTCGCGGCAGCTGCGCCGCCCACGCTGAGCGCACAGGAGTGCTTCGTGCGCGGCAACCGTGAGGAGGCGGCCAACCGGCCCAGCCCCCTGCGCACCACCACCGCCCAGGTGGGCGACCAGACCGTGCTCGTCTGTTACGGCGCCCCGTCGGCGCGGGGGCGGACGATGATCGGAGGCCAGCTGCAGCCCTACGGACAGCCGTGGCGTTTCGGCGCCAACGAGGCCACGTCGATCCATCTCCCCTTCGCAGCGGAGATCGCGGGGGTGCGGGTGGAGCCTGGCTCCTACTCGCTCTGGGTGATCCCCGGGGAATCCGAATGGGAAGTCCACGTCAACCGGATCGTCGAGCGCTGGGGCATTCCGCTCGACGATGCTGTCGTGAGCGCCGATGTGGGACACGGCACCGTGCCTGTGACCCGGGCCGACGAGCCGGTGGAGACCCTCACCATGGAGCTGGAGCCCCACGGTGGAGGTCATGCGGAGCTGTTGGTGAGTTGGGAGCACAACCGGATCCGCATCCCGATCCACGGCTCCATGTAG
- a CDS encoding DUF4097 family beta strand repeat-containing protein, giving the protein MHTWRVAPILVLALGAVAAAPGAAQERYAISGREVAIYNLAGQAEIVRGSGSEVRVTLTRHGDDAEQLEVETGRIDGRETLRVIYPGDNIVYGSRRNGSTDLRVRDDGTFFDQGRGGRRVRVRSSGRGLEAWADLRIEVPADHDLSIYVAAGEVTAQGMQGALHVDVGAATVGVEEHNGPVSIDTGSGDVWVRGVEGDVVVDTGSGGVEMERVSGSRVDIDTGSGGIRGSTVSAESARFDTGSGSVSMEELRSPVVVVDTGSGEVFLDVTVDVERLEVDTGSGAVTLALPEQAGAELELETGSGGIDVDLPIRISQSQRDYLRGILGDGRGHIEVDTGSGGIRIRSR; this is encoded by the coding sequence ATGCATACGTGGAGAGTCGCGCCGATCCTGGTGCTGGCGTTGGGTGCCGTGGCGGCAGCGCCGGGTGCGGCACAAGAGCGGTATGCCATCAGCGGCCGGGAAGTCGCCATCTACAATCTGGCCGGACAGGCGGAGATCGTGCGGGGATCCGGCTCCGAAGTTCGGGTGACGCTGACGCGCCACGGTGACGACGCGGAGCAGCTCGAGGTCGAGACGGGGCGCATCGACGGGCGTGAGACGCTTCGGGTCATCTATCCCGGCGACAACATCGTCTACGGATCGCGCCGCAATGGCAGCACGGACCTGCGCGTGCGCGACGACGGCACGTTCTTCGATCAAGGGCGTGGCGGCCGACGGGTTCGCGTCCGCAGTTCCGGCCGCGGCCTGGAAGCATGGGCAGATCTCAGGATCGAGGTGCCCGCCGACCACGATCTCTCCATCTACGTGGCGGCGGGTGAGGTCACTGCCCAGGGCATGCAGGGCGCGCTGCACGTGGACGTCGGTGCCGCCACCGTCGGGGTCGAAGAGCACAATGGCCCCGTGAGCATCGACACCGGATCCGGCGACGTGTGGGTGCGCGGTGTGGAAGGGGACGTGGTGGTCGACACCGGCTCGGGAGGCGTGGAGATGGAGCGGGTGAGCGGGAGCCGCGTGGACATCGACACGGGGTCGGGCGGTATCCGCGGCTCCACCGTCTCGGCCGAGTCCGCTCGGTTCGACACGGGCTCCGGGTCGGTATCGATGGAGGAGCTCCGGTCACCCGTGGTCGTCGTCGACACCGGGAGTGGTGAGGTCTTCCTCGACGTGACGGTCGACGTGGAGCGACTCGAAGTGGATACCGGCTCCGGTGCCGTGACCCTGGCGCTGCCCGAGCAAGCCGGCGCTGAGCTGGAGTTGGAGACCGGAAGCGGTGGCATCGACGTCGACCTGCCGATCCGCATCTCGCAGTCGCAGCGGGACTACCTCCGCGGGATCCTCGGGGACGGCCGTGGACACATCGAGGTCGACACCGGGAGCGGCGGGATCCGTATCCGCAGTCGCTAG
- a CDS encoding DUF4097 family beta strand repeat-containing protein, with the protein MRKPIGTTVLLGIALMGSLWLVRESSLGARAAWAADRVTHAAFSLTERLFHRDDGAAHRVVYEYRSAERPSAEAREGQEGPFEWSGRVDRGDRVAVVGLNGKITASASDGPEVEVRAVRTSRHGDVADVRVEVREHSGGITVCAIYDNWDGCEDGSRRGRVRNGDVQVQFDIRVPEGVEFSASTVNGGVEVTGGIDAVDVSAVNGSVEVESLGRLNASSVNGSVRAHLMADALSGPVHVSTVNGAVELDLPDGADADVDASWVNGSFASDLPVTLHSKGKRNARGQLGSGGERVQVETVNGRIRIH; encoded by the coding sequence ATGAGGAAGCCGATTGGAACGACGGTTTTGCTGGGGATCGCGCTGATGGGCAGCCTCTGGCTGGTGCGCGAGAGTTCGCTGGGCGCCCGTGCCGCCTGGGCGGCCGATCGCGTCACGCATGCCGCCTTCTCGCTGACGGAGCGGCTGTTCCACCGGGACGACGGCGCCGCCCATCGTGTGGTCTACGAGTACAGGAGCGCGGAGCGCCCCTCGGCCGAAGCCCGGGAAGGACAGGAAGGCCCCTTCGAGTGGAGCGGGCGGGTGGACCGGGGGGACCGCGTGGCCGTGGTGGGCTTGAACGGAAAGATCACGGCGTCGGCGTCCGACGGCCCCGAGGTTGAGGTGCGGGCCGTGCGCACCAGCCGTCATGGCGACGTGGCGGACGTGCGCGTCGAGGTGCGCGAGCATTCCGGTGGGATCACGGTGTGCGCGATCTACGACAACTGGGACGGCTGCGAAGACGGCTCACGCCGCGGCCGCGTTCGCAACGGTGATGTGCAGGTGCAGTTCGACATCCGTGTTCCCGAAGGCGTCGAGTTCTCGGCGTCGACGGTGAACGGGGGCGTCGAGGTGACGGGCGGCATCGACGCGGTGGACGTGAGCGCTGTGAACGGGAGCGTCGAGGTCGAGTCCCTGGGACGTCTGAATGCCTCCAGCGTGAATGGCTCCGTCCGAGCGCACCTGATGGCCGACGCTCTCAGTGGCCCTGTGCACGTGAGCACGGTGAACGGAGCGGTCGAGCTCGACCTGCCCGACGGTGCCGACGCCGATGTGGACGCCAGCTGGGTGAACGGGAGCTTCGCCTCCGATTTGCCCGTCACCCTGCACTCCAAGGGCAAGCGCAATGCGCGCGGGCAGCTGGGAAGCGGGGGCGAGCGCGTCCAGGTCGAGACGGTGAACGGGCGCATCCGCATCCACTAG
- a CDS encoding DUF4097 family beta strand repeat-containing protein: MLAALPLVALLAVGSPATDTVLRVERGDHLHLSRIGGVLHVEATDGSELEIAVDGWRGGYRLDRDGSQIRVRASSRGHSADVPREYHVRAPRWLDLEVDGQEVEVDVRGLRADVSLRIQEGDVRLRDVQGTVSVRALDGGVWLEDVRGNVNVDAPDDEILVQRGAGAFVLSSVDGDVDVLDVDARSLEVATIDGDVRFRGSLAPGSRSSITTHDGNITLALPQDASLEVRARARQGSFSASFPIEAKRLRNGTELEFRMGAGEATLRVETFDGDVRVRGLGENDREQVRRDDRSDQRTRHSRGEGR; this comes from the coding sequence ATGCTTGCTGCCCTCCCCCTCGTTGCGCTGCTCGCGGTCGGCTCCCCCGCCACCGATACCGTGCTGCGCGTCGAACGCGGCGACCATCTCCATCTCTCCCGCATCGGGGGCGTGCTTCATGTCGAGGCCACCGACGGAAGCGAGCTGGAGATCGCGGTGGACGGTTGGCGGGGCGGGTACCGTCTGGACCGCGATGGCTCGCAGATCCGTGTCCGGGCCTCGAGCAGGGGGCACTCGGCGGACGTGCCCCGGGAGTACCACGTCCGAGCACCTCGCTGGCTGGACCTCGAGGTCGACGGGCAGGAGGTGGAGGTGGACGTGCGCGGCCTGAGAGCGGACGTGTCCCTGCGGATCCAGGAGGGCGACGTACGCCTGCGCGACGTGCAGGGCACCGTCTCGGTCCGGGCGCTGGACGGCGGCGTCTGGCTCGAGGACGTGCGGGGCAACGTGAACGTGGACGCGCCGGACGACGAGATCCTCGTCCAGCGCGGGGCCGGTGCATTCGTATTGAGCAGTGTGGACGGGGACGTGGACGTGCTCGACGTCGATGCGCGGTCGCTGGAGGTGGCCACCATCGATGGTGACGTACGCTTCCGGGGTTCGCTCGCGCCCGGGAGCCGATCCTCGATCACCACCCACGACGGGAACATCACCCTGGCGCTGCCGCAGGATGCCTCGTTGGAGGTGCGGGCCCGCGCCCGGCAAGGGTCCTTCAGCGCGTCCTTCCCGATCGAGGCCAAACGGCTGCGGAACGGCACCGAGCTGGAATTCAGGATGGGCGCAGGGGAGGCCACCCTGCGGGTCGAAACTTTCGATGGGGACGTGCGCGTACGGGGCTTGGGGGAGAACGACCGCGAGCAGGTGCGCCGGGACGACCGGAGCGATCAGAGAACACGGCACAGCCGAGGAGAGGGTCGATGA
- a CDS encoding zf-HC2 domain-containing protein, with protein MSHVAERLSDWMDDALSPAERGSVEAHLARCEACRRTLADLQAIVDAAAGLPPRQPAQDLWPNVRDRLTRRVASPESGTAAQVVPLRRRRIRLSVVQAAAASLAMATLGAGAAWVARGPAPRTERVAAVPVLGPAVALPTEARVVSDAARSPELAKELAELEAVLAGAEDFLAPETLRVLRRNLDLIDRAIAESQAALAADPADPYLQEHLEATLRRKARYLQETLVVSS; from the coding sequence GTGAGCCACGTCGCGGAGCGGCTCTCCGATTGGATGGACGATGCCCTGTCGCCCGCGGAGCGCGGCTCGGTCGAGGCCCATCTGGCCCGGTGCGAGGCATGTCGTCGGACCCTGGCCGACCTGCAGGCCATCGTGGACGCGGCAGCAGGGCTTCCCCCGCGGCAACCGGCCCAGGATCTGTGGCCGAACGTGCGGGACCGGCTGACTCGACGCGTGGCGTCGCCGGAGTCAGGGACCGCCGCCCAGGTCGTGCCCCTGCGGCGCCGGCGCATCCGACTGAGCGTTGTACAAGCGGCCGCGGCCTCGTTGGCCATGGCCACGCTCGGGGCAGGCGCAGCCTGGGTGGCGCGCGGGCCGGCGCCCCGGACCGAACGGGTGGCCGCGGTGCCCGTGCTGGGGCCGGCCGTCGCCCTGCCGACGGAGGCCCGCGTCGTCTCCGACGCCGCGCGCTCTCCGGAGCTGGCCAAGGAGCTGGCCGAGCTGGAGGCCGTGCTGGCGGGGGCGGAAGACTTTCTCGCGCCGGAGACGCTGCGCGTCCTGCGCCGCAATCTGGACCTGATCGATCGGGCCATCGCGGAGAGCCAGGCGGCGCTGGCCGCCGACCCCGCCGATCCCTACCTGCAGGAACACCTGGAAGCGACCCTGCGGCGCAAGGCGCGCTACCTCCAGGAAACGCTCGTGGTGAGTTCCTGA
- a CDS encoding sigma-70 family RNA polymerase sigma factor → MGPNAASEEIRDVELARGGDPQAFERLYRSTVTRVFSLACRLVGDDAADDLTQEVFVRAWEKLPTFEGRSRFATWLHRLAVNHILGRREQIARRRRYAGGLPDGDRIAGPRATVGLAIDLERAIGTLPEGARQVFVLYDVEGFTHEEIATAMSISVGTSKSQLHRARMMLRTQLGGRA, encoded by the coding sequence GTGGGGCCGAACGCCGCCAGTGAGGAGATACGGGACGTCGAGTTGGCCCGGGGCGGGGATCCCCAGGCGTTCGAGCGTCTGTATCGCAGCACCGTCACGCGGGTGTTCAGTCTCGCCTGTCGGTTGGTGGGCGACGATGCTGCGGACGATCTCACCCAGGAGGTGTTCGTGCGGGCGTGGGAGAAGCTCCCGACCTTCGAGGGGCGGTCCCGGTTCGCGACCTGGCTGCATCGGCTGGCGGTGAACCACATCCTGGGACGCAGGGAGCAGATCGCGCGCCGGCGACGGTACGCGGGTGGGCTCCCGGACGGAGACCGGATCGCCGGGCCCAGGGCCACGGTGGGGCTGGCGATCGATCTGGAGCGAGCCATCGGCACGCTCCCGGAAGGAGCGAGGCAGGTGTTCGTGCTGTACGATGTGGAAGGGTTCACGCACGAGGAGATCGCGACGGCGATGAGTATCTCGGTAGGGACGTCCAAGTCCCAGCTCCATCGGGCGCGCATGATGCTCAGGACGCAGTTGGGAGGCCGGGCGTGA
- a CDS encoding glycerophosphodiester phosphodiesterase family protein, producing the protein MTPEIIAHRGYSARAPENTVAALRLALDVGAPALEWDLQASADGVPMVVHDETLERTTDGLGRVDTYTQAELSDLDAGSWFDPAFAGEPLPALSEVLDAVGARAHRLYPEIKVGASPKEVDRILREVENRELLRKTVFISMDWDALDRIQAAAPGTSVAYIVEAEDRFEAAIDRARDRPHTLLDPDYRLVLADPDRTARARSLGIEFAVWTVNDPEEAARLARMGVSRFTTNEVERLLEWASEWKTEG; encoded by the coding sequence GTGACACCGGAGATCATCGCTCACCGAGGGTATTCGGCACGGGCGCCCGAGAACACGGTCGCAGCGCTGCGGCTGGCGCTGGACGTAGGAGCCCCCGCCTTGGAGTGGGATCTGCAAGCGAGCGCGGACGGGGTCCCCATGGTCGTGCACGACGAGACCCTGGAGCGAACCACCGATGGGCTGGGTAGGGTCGACACCTACACACAGGCCGAACTCTCCGATCTCGATGCGGGATCGTGGTTCGACCCGGCGTTCGCCGGAGAACCCCTGCCCGCCTTGAGCGAGGTCCTGGACGCCGTGGGCGCCCGGGCGCATCGCCTGTATCCGGAGATCAAGGTGGGAGCATCCCCGAAGGAGGTGGACCGCATCCTCCGCGAGGTCGAGAACCGCGAGCTTCTCCGGAAGACCGTGTTCATCTCGATGGATTGGGACGCCCTGGATCGGATCCAGGCGGCAGCTCCCGGGACTTCCGTGGCCTACATCGTGGAGGCCGAGGACCGCTTCGAGGCTGCGATCGACCGTGCGCGGGACCGACCGCACACCCTCCTCGATCCGGACTATCGCCTCGTGCTCGCGGATCCGGACCGTACCGCCCGGGCGCGCTCCCTGGGCATCGAGTTCGCCGTTTGGACCGTCAACGATCCCGAGGAGGCGGCGAGACTGGCGCGGATGGGTGTGAGCCGGTTCACCACCAATGAAGTGGAGCGGCTTCTGGAGTGGGCCAGCGAATGGAAAACCGAGGGCTGA
- a CDS encoding ATP-binding protein translates to MAGSQAEPSRLHPLAEAENRRRERATHALLAFLVVLLLALGLVPVQLSKRLTPLEDLVGGIYEPAQELAWRFHVAEVRAFSRVQAFQQTESAVERRRIRDAYEAERARAGERFSELQQLVEERLPEESGQRDEELERLLTDLWERAQDWHLYHLPLLAGDISLEEWLPRVATEQTYYDGLLTSSQRLNEAFRSRVADFRAEAAANQALQQRIMSWLVIAALFSALLAIVAVGLVARRLRGLAREANGRRLDAVHARRETDAVLRATADGVLGVDLDGRCTFINRAAAEMLGRSPRSALGRDLDSLAFGDEPESGMPRLFRQALESGNVSFSTDTELRRLDGSTFPAKVSCRPMIDGREVRGAVLSFVDLTEIREAEAALHEAVRARDEVVGVVSHDLRNPVGTIYIAADLLLEVPLPLEKQREQLVVIKRQAKHMEELIRDLLDISRIETGTLPVHPTPNAVGPLVEDVLAQLRPLAHQKGIRIDEQLAGALPHVNADRNRVLQVFSNLLGNAIKFTPEGGRIVIRSLPGEGEVVFEVADTGVGIPTDHLDRIFDRFWQLSEGQGGAGLGLSIAKGIVEAHSGRIWVESAPGEGTRFLFTLPSIGGTVPEAPGKPLFGTVPGVGELQ, encoded by the coding sequence ATGGCGGGATCCCAGGCTGAACCCAGCCGGCTGCATCCCCTGGCGGAGGCGGAGAACCGCCGCCGGGAGCGGGCGACGCACGCCCTTCTGGCATTCCTGGTGGTGCTCCTGTTGGCGCTGGGTCTGGTGCCGGTCCAGCTCTCCAAGCGCCTCACCCCCCTCGAAGACCTCGTGGGGGGCATCTACGAGCCTGCCCAGGAGCTGGCCTGGCGCTTCCATGTCGCCGAGGTACGTGCGTTCTCGCGGGTGCAGGCCTTCCAGCAAACCGAGAGCGCGGTCGAGCGCCGACGCATCCGCGACGCCTACGAGGCGGAGCGCGCCCGCGCGGGCGAGCGGTTCTCCGAGCTCCAGCAGCTGGTCGAGGAGCGGTTGCCGGAGGAGTCCGGTCAGCGGGACGAAGAGCTCGAACGCCTGCTCACGGATCTGTGGGAACGTGCGCAGGATTGGCACCTGTACCACCTACCTCTGCTGGCGGGAGACATCAGCCTCGAAGAGTGGCTGCCACGCGTGGCCACCGAGCAGACCTACTACGACGGGCTGCTGACCTCGTCGCAACGGTTGAACGAGGCCTTCCGCAGCCGCGTCGCCGACTTCCGCGCGGAGGCGGCCGCCAACCAAGCCCTGCAGCAGCGGATCATGTCGTGGTTGGTGATCGCGGCGCTGTTTTCGGCGCTGCTCGCCATTGTTGCCGTGGGGTTGGTCGCGCGTCGGCTGCGAGGACTGGCCCGTGAGGCGAATGGCCGCCGGCTGGACGCGGTCCACGCCCGACGCGAAACGGACGCGGTGCTGCGTGCCACCGCCGACGGCGTGCTCGGGGTCGACCTCGATGGACGCTGCACGTTCATCAACCGCGCTGCCGCGGAGATGCTCGGGCGCTCACCCCGAAGTGCGCTGGGCCGGGATCTCGACTCGCTGGCATTCGGCGACGAGCCCGAGTCCGGCATGCCACGGCTCTTCCGCCAGGCCCTGGAGTCGGGCAACGTCTCGTTCAGTACGGACACCGAGCTTCGTCGGCTGGATGGGAGCACGTTCCCCGCCAAGGTATCCTGTCGACCCATGATCGACGGGCGCGAGGTCCGGGGCGCCGTGTTGTCGTTCGTCGACTTGACCGAGATCCGGGAGGCCGAGGCCGCGCTGCACGAGGCGGTCCGTGCCCGTGACGAGGTGGTGGGCGTGGTGTCGCACGATCTGCGGAACCCGGTGGGCACCATCTACATCGCCGCCGACCTGTTGTTGGAGGTGCCGCTCCCGCTCGAGAAGCAGCGCGAGCAGCTGGTGGTCATCAAACGCCAGGCCAAGCACATGGAGGAGCTGATCCGCGACCTCCTGGATATCTCCCGCATCGAGACCGGCACCCTGCCTGTGCACCCGACGCCCAACGCGGTGGGACCCCTGGTCGAAGACGTGCTCGCACAGCTGCGGCCGCTGGCCCACCAGAAAGGCATCCGCATCGACGAACAGCTGGCGGGGGCGCTGCCGCATGTCAATGCGGACCGCAACCGCGTCCTGCAGGTGTTCTCGAACCTGCTGGGCAACGCCATCAAGTTCACCCCCGAGGGCGGGCGGATCGTGATCCGCAGCCTGCCCGGCGAGGGCGAGGTGGTCTTCGAGGTCGCGGACACCGGCGTGGGCATCCCCACCGATCATCTCGACCGGATCTTCGATCGCTTCTGGCAGCTCAGCGAAGGGCAGGGGGGCGCCGGGCTGGGTCTGTCGATCGCGAAGGGCATCGTGGAGGCCCACAGCGGCCGCATCTGGGTCGAGAGCGCACCGGGAGAGGGCACCCGCTTCCTGTTCACTCTGCCTTCGATCGGAGGAACCGTGCCGGAAGCACCCGGCAAGCCGCTCTTCGGAACGGTGCCAGGCGTCGGAGAGCTACAGTAG